Proteins encoded together in one Xylanibacillus composti window:
- the fapR gene encoding transcription factor FapR yields the protein MERLPKRQRQQQLAKALNENPFATDEELTRMFGVSIQTVRLDRMELGIPELRERIKLMAEHSYDQVRSLPLHEVIGDVIDLQLDKSGISLFEIREEHVFSRTSIARGHHIFAQANSLAVAVINEEVALTASADIRFIRSVKLGEKCVAKAYVRSISGENGKAKVEVFTYVGEELVFQGNFAVYRTPNVEKGGDGSANRH from the coding sequence ATAGAACGTTTGCCAAAGCGCCAGCGTCAGCAGCAGCTGGCCAAGGCGCTAAATGAAAATCCGTTTGCAACCGATGAGGAATTGACCCGCATGTTTGGCGTTAGCATACAGACGGTGAGGCTGGATCGCATGGAGCTTGGCATCCCGGAGCTACGGGAACGTATCAAATTGATGGCCGAACACTCCTACGATCAGGTCCGGTCACTGCCTTTGCACGAAGTCATTGGCGACGTGATCGATCTGCAGCTGGACAAGAGCGGCATCTCCTTGTTTGAGATTCGCGAGGAGCATGTCTTTTCACGCACGTCGATTGCGCGAGGACATCACATTTTTGCCCAAGCAAACTCGCTGGCTGTTGCAGTCATCAATGAAGAGGTGGCGCTCACCGCGTCTGCGGATATTCGATTTATTCGTTCGGTCAAGCTGGGTGAAAAATGCGTGGCCAAAGCCTACGTACGTTCCATTTCAGGAGAAAATGGGAAGGCTAAAGTCGAAGTGTTTACGTATGTGGGAGAAGAACTGGTCTTTCAAGGAAACTTCGCAGTATACAGGACACCGAATGTGGAAAAAGGAGGAGACGGCAGTGCGAATCGCCATTGA
- the rnc gene encoding ribonuclease III, which yields MTDLQRQLGLRFANHELLRQAFTHSSYVNEQRLKSTTDNERLEFLGDAVLELTISEYLYHLYSHWSEGALTKFRASIVCEASLVQFAERLQFGKYVLLGRGEEMSGGRTRPALLADVFEAFIGALFLDSGLNQVRAFLKQHVFPHIPEASDLPVQDYKTQLQEKVQHGGGGAPEYRIVEEKGPAHDREFVAEVWLNGSQLGTGSGRSKKEAEQRAAAQALQTWQS from the coding sequence ATGACGGATCTTCAGCGGCAGCTGGGCTTGCGATTCGCCAATCACGAGCTGCTGAGGCAAGCATTTACCCATTCGTCATATGTCAACGAGCAGCGGCTCAAAAGCACTACAGATAACGAGAGGCTGGAATTCCTAGGCGATGCTGTGCTGGAGCTGACTATCTCCGAGTATTTGTATCATCTTTACAGCCACTGGTCTGAAGGCGCACTGACCAAATTCCGTGCGTCCATAGTCTGCGAGGCATCCTTGGTCCAGTTCGCAGAACGGCTGCAATTCGGCAAGTATGTGTTGCTCGGCCGGGGTGAGGAGATGAGCGGCGGACGAACGCGTCCGGCGTTGCTGGCCGATGTGTTCGAGGCGTTTATCGGGGCTTTGTTCTTGGACAGCGGTTTGAATCAGGTCCGCGCCTTTTTGAAACAGCACGTGTTCCCGCATATTCCGGAAGCCTCGGACTTGCCGGTTCAGGATTACAAGACGCAGCTGCAAGAGAAAGTTCAGCACGGCGGAGGCGGCGCGCCCGAGTATCGGATTGTGGAAGAGAAAGGGCCGGCTCACGACCGGGAATTCGTCGCCGAGGTATGGCTGAACGGCTCCCAGCTTGGGACGGGAAGCGGCCGATCGAAGAAGGAAGCGGAGCAGCGCGCAGCCGCGCAGGCACTGCAGACCTGGCAATCATAG
- the fabD gene encoding ACP S-malonyltransferase gives MGKVACVFPGQGAQTVGMGKDLYEHLPESREMFAKINDTLGFDLTSIMFEGPEDKLRLTYHTQPALLAVSAILFRALADKGLKPDYVAGHSLGEYSALVAADALSFEDGLKTVFERGRLMDRAVPAGQGAMAAVLGAEREALQELCARISEETGLVELANVNCPGQIVVSGSAAGVQAVVENGKAAGAKRVIPLEVSGPFHSSLMQPAADGLREVLTSVNVQAPSVPLIANVTAQPVQAAEEIRQLLVKQVVAPVLWEDSVRVLLDKGVDTFIEVGTGTVLAGLIKKIDRQANIVSVHSYEALQACLEEGAYA, from the coding sequence ATGGGAAAAGTAGCATGCGTGTTCCCGGGACAAGGAGCACAAACGGTCGGCATGGGCAAGGATTTGTACGAGCATCTGCCGGAAAGCCGGGAGATGTTCGCCAAGATCAATGATACGCTGGGCTTCGATCTGACCTCGATCATGTTCGAGGGTCCGGAGGATAAGCTGAGGCTGACTTACCATACGCAGCCTGCTTTGCTGGCCGTTAGCGCCATATTGTTTCGGGCGCTGGCGGACAAAGGTCTTAAACCGGACTATGTAGCCGGACACAGCCTAGGAGAGTACAGTGCGCTCGTTGCTGCTGACGCCCTGAGCTTTGAGGACGGGCTGAAAACAGTATTCGAGCGCGGCCGTCTGATGGACCGCGCCGTCCCGGCCGGACAAGGTGCAATGGCTGCAGTCCTCGGCGCAGAGCGGGAAGCGCTGCAGGAGCTGTGCGCGCGCATCAGCGAGGAAACGGGATTGGTGGAATTGGCCAATGTCAATTGCCCTGGACAGATCGTTGTTTCCGGCAGCGCAGCCGGTGTGCAGGCTGTGGTCGAAAACGGCAAAGCTGCAGGGGCAAAGCGGGTCATTCCGCTCGAGGTGAGCGGACCGTTCCATTCCTCGCTTATGCAGCCTGCGGCAGACGGGCTGCGTGAGGTTCTGACGTCCGTGAATGTACAGGCGCCGTCTGTGCCGCTGATTGCCAACGTAACCGCACAGCCGGTGCAGGCTGCCGAAGAAATTCGCCAGCTGCTTGTCAAGCAGGTCGTGGCTCCCGTGCTTTGGGAGGACAGTGTGAGAGTGTTGCTGGATAAGGGCGTGGATACGTTCATTGAAGTCGGAACAGGTACGGTATTGGCGGGACTGATCAAGAAGATTGACCGCCAGGCCAACATCGTCTCTGTTCATTCATACGAAGCGTTGCAAGCTTGTCTGGAGGAGGGTGCATATGCTTAA
- a CDS encoding nucleotidyltransferase: MKTAGIIVEYNPLHNGHVYHYRRTKDVTGAECVVAVMSGNFLQRGEPALVNKWARAEMALEMGADLVIELPVLYASQPAEWFAYGAVSALHATGVVDVLCFGSESGDIGWLQQLASLVSSEPATLGSLIRAKLQTGIPFPAAYAAAVAEFAAQSGLVIPEGELGKPNNTLGLHYLIALHRIGSPIQPYTVTRTKADYREQTPSHESIASATAIRRLWLEQGDIEAIRPYVPGYTYAILKREQSLGRAPLDWERYYTPLLARLAVTPPVQLQALAEVSEGLEHRIRDLLFMQPPCESFEQLISGLKTKRYTRTKLQRTLLRILLNHPGSIFSREQLAAGVPYLRVLGFSEAGRRLLKRMKQTAAVPVFTRVSKSSSRQLDLDLRASYVYALGYPQCSPEEWQRDIRQAPLRQPSIQP, from the coding sequence ATGAAAACAGCAGGCATCATTGTCGAATACAATCCGCTTCACAACGGACATGTTTATCATTACCGGCGGACGAAAGATGTAACCGGAGCTGAATGCGTTGTAGCTGTCATGAGCGGAAATTTCCTGCAGCGCGGCGAGCCTGCTCTGGTCAACAAATGGGCACGGGCAGAGATGGCGCTCGAGATGGGAGCCGACCTTGTCATCGAGCTGCCCGTTCTGTATGCTTCCCAGCCCGCCGAATGGTTCGCTTACGGCGCCGTCTCCGCCCTTCACGCGACAGGAGTCGTGGATGTCCTGTGCTTCGGCAGCGAAAGCGGAGATATTGGCTGGCTGCAGCAGTTGGCCAGCCTGGTGAGCTCAGAGCCAGCCACGCTGGGAAGCTTGATTCGGGCGAAGCTGCAGACAGGCATTCCTTTTCCTGCCGCTTACGCAGCCGCCGTCGCCGAATTTGCCGCCCAGTCGGGACTTGTCATCCCCGAGGGAGAACTGGGCAAGCCCAACAATACACTGGGATTGCATTACTTGATAGCCCTGCACCGAATCGGCAGCCCCATACAGCCCTATACCGTCACCCGCACGAAAGCCGATTACCGGGAACAGACCCCCTCACATGAATCGATCGCCAGCGCTACCGCCATTCGGCGCTTATGGCTGGAGCAGGGCGATATAGAAGCCATTCGGCCTTACGTCCCCGGCTATACTTATGCCATCTTAAAGCGTGAGCAGAGTCTGGGCAGGGCACCGCTCGATTGGGAACGGTACTATACTCCGCTGCTCGCAAGGCTGGCTGTCACGCCCCCGGTGCAGCTGCAAGCGCTCGCCGAGGTCAGTGAAGGGCTTGAGCACCGCATTCGCGATCTGCTTTTCATGCAGCCCCCTTGCGAAAGCTTCGAGCAGCTGATCAGCGGATTGAAAACCAAGCGATATACGCGAACCAAACTGCAGCGTACGCTGCTGCGCATATTGTTGAATCACCCCGGCTCTATCTTTTCGCGCGAGCAGCTGGCTGCCGGCGTCCCATACTTGCGTGTGCTTGGCTTCTCCGAAGCGGGGCGCAGGCTATTGAAACGGATGAAGCAGACGGCTGCTGTGCCGGTATTCACAAGGGTAAGCAAATCATCTTCTCGCCAGCTCGATCTTGATCTGCGTGCGTCGTATGTGTATGCGCTAGGCTACCCGCAATGTTCGCCCGAAGAGTGGCAGCGGGACATTCGGCAGGCTCCGCTGCGGCAGCCATCCATTCAGCCATAG
- a CDS encoding YceD family protein, which produces MTWIIQMRDLLRVNKPVEIDAQLELKDASKMRQEILQVSPLQVKLQASGSQGIATVEGEGAAELEVQCSRCLDTYKSELRFPILERFRQPTSESEASEEDEDIHELESDQIDLRPYVEEAFWLALPFVYVCREDCQGLCQVCGTNRNERDCGCSQDRIDPRLAALQDFFKE; this is translated from the coding sequence ATGACTTGGATCATCCAGATGCGCGATCTGCTTCGCGTGAACAAGCCGGTCGAGATTGATGCCCAGCTTGAATTGAAAGATGCCAGCAAGATGAGGCAAGAAATCCTCCAAGTCAGTCCGCTGCAAGTGAAGCTGCAAGCTTCTGGCAGCCAGGGGATAGCGACTGTGGAAGGGGAAGGTGCAGCAGAGCTGGAAGTACAGTGCTCGAGGTGCTTGGATACGTACAAGTCTGAGCTGCGTTTTCCGATATTGGAACGTTTTCGTCAGCCAACTAGCGAATCGGAGGCTTCCGAGGAGGACGAGGACATCCACGAATTGGAGTCGGACCAGATTGATCTGCGCCCCTACGTGGAAGAGGCGTTTTGGTTGGCGCTCCCGTTCGTATATGTTTGCCGTGAGGATTGCCAAGGCTTGTGCCAGGTATGCGGAACGAACAGGAACGAACGCGACTGCGGCTGCTCGCAGGACAGGATTGATCCGCGTCTTGCGGCCTTGCAGGATTTTTTCAAGGAATGA
- the plsX gene encoding phosphate acyltransferase PlsX codes for MRIAIDAMGGDHAPHSNVEGALRAAKEWPDTRIILVGDERQLAPLAGGAPSNVEILHASEVIGPEDEPVKAVRRKKDSSMVVAGRLVKEGGAEAMISAGNTGALMTTGLLVLGRIPGIDRPGLATMLPTLDGKGVLALDLGANMDASPEHLLQYARMGSLYRKSLEGLDSPRVGLLNVGTEAGKGNELTKEAYPLLEELPIRFVGNVEARDVMDGACDVLICDGFAGNILLKAMEGTAGAVFGALKSAFTRTAVSKLAAAVLAPGLREFKKKLDYTEHGGAPLLGVAGVCIKGHGSSDAHAIKNAVRQARLTIQSELVPRLSKEISGK; via the coding sequence GTGCGAATCGCCATTGACGCGATGGGCGGCGATCATGCTCCTCACAGCAATGTAGAGGGCGCGCTCAGAGCAGCGAAGGAATGGCCGGATACCCGGATCATTCTGGTCGGAGACGAACGCCAGCTTGCCCCGCTTGCAGGCGGCGCCCCCTCTAATGTGGAGATTCTCCACGCTTCAGAAGTGATTGGTCCGGAAGATGAACCGGTGAAAGCAGTCCGAAGAAAGAAAGATTCCTCGATGGTTGTGGCAGGCAGGCTGGTCAAGGAAGGCGGGGCAGAGGCCATGATCTCTGCGGGCAATACGGGGGCGCTGATGACAACCGGATTGCTCGTCCTGGGACGAATTCCGGGCATCGACCGTCCGGGACTGGCAACAATGCTGCCTACTTTGGACGGCAAGGGCGTGCTGGCCCTCGATCTGGGAGCGAACATGGACGCGAGCCCTGAGCACCTGCTGCAATACGCCCGCATGGGCAGTCTGTACCGCAAAAGCTTGGAAGGCCTGGATTCGCCTCGGGTCGGGCTGCTGAACGTCGGCACAGAGGCGGGGAAAGGAAATGAGCTGACCAAGGAAGCGTACCCGCTGCTTGAAGAGCTGCCCATTCGCTTCGTTGGAAATGTAGAGGCGCGGGATGTGATGGATGGCGCATGTGACGTGTTAATCTGTGACGGCTTCGCCGGAAACATCTTGTTGAAAGCGATGGAAGGAACCGCAGGGGCGGTATTTGGCGCGCTGAAATCGGCATTTACCCGAACGGCGGTTTCGAAGCTGGCGGCCGCCGTATTAGCCCCGGGATTGCGGGAATTCAAAAAAAAGCTGGACTATACCGAGCATGGCGGCGCTCCGCTGCTGGGCGTAGCCGGTGTATGCATCAAGGGACATGGCTCTTCCGATGCCCATGCGATCAAGAATGCAGTCAGACAGGCGAGACTGACCATCCAGTCGGAGCTGGTTCCCCGTCTGTCGAAGGAAATAAGCGGGAAGTGA
- a CDS encoding beta-ketoacyl-ACP synthase III, whose product MNGRPVGILGTGKYVPDRVLTNQQLEQMVETNDEWITTRTGIKERRIASEAQASSDLAYEASLKALAAANVAAEDIDLIVVATITPDMAFPSTACILQEKLGAKKAAAFDLSAACSGFIYGLANASSLIATGMYRHALVVGAECLSKITDYTDRNTCILFGDGAGAVVIGEVPEGRGFRSFELGADGSGGELLRISGGGSRHPVSPDTIDEKLHYIYMAGRDVFKFAVRIMGTAAEEALRKAGLAKEDIDLLVPHQANIRIIQSALERLDLPEDKCVVNVDKYGNVSAASIPIALAEAVEEGRVNEGDVLVLVGFGGGLTWGAAALVW is encoded by the coding sequence ATGAATGGACGTCCGGTAGGGATTTTGGGGACGGGCAAGTATGTACCGGACCGGGTACTGACTAATCAGCAGTTGGAACAGATGGTCGAGACGAACGATGAGTGGATCACGACCCGTACAGGAATCAAGGAGCGAAGAATTGCAAGCGAAGCGCAGGCTTCCTCCGATCTCGCCTATGAAGCGTCTTTGAAGGCGCTGGCAGCTGCGAATGTGGCGGCAGAGGATATTGATTTGATTGTTGTGGCGACGATCACGCCGGATATGGCCTTTCCGTCGACAGCCTGCATCCTGCAAGAGAAGCTCGGCGCGAAGAAGGCCGCGGCCTTTGACTTGTCGGCGGCTTGCTCCGGGTTTATCTACGGACTGGCCAATGCATCCTCGTTGATTGCGACCGGGATGTACCGACATGCGCTGGTGGTCGGAGCGGAGTGCTTATCCAAGATTACAGATTATACGGACCGCAATACATGCATTTTATTTGGCGACGGCGCAGGCGCAGTCGTCATCGGCGAAGTGCCGGAGGGCAGAGGCTTTCGTTCCTTCGAGCTTGGCGCCGACGGCAGCGGCGGGGAGCTGCTCAGAATTAGCGGCGGCGGCTCCCGCCATCCGGTATCGCCAGATACGATTGATGAGAAGCTTCATTATATCTACATGGCAGGCAGGGATGTATTTAAATTTGCAGTGCGCATTATGGGAACCGCAGCGGAAGAAGCGCTGCGAAAAGCTGGTCTCGCCAAAGAAGATATCGATCTGCTCGTTCCTCATCAAGCGAACATTCGCATCATCCAATCCGCATTGGAGCGGCTGGACTTGCCGGAAGACAAGTGCGTCGTGAATGTGGATAAATACGGCAACGTATCCGCAGCTTCGATCCCGATCGCCTTGGCAGAGGCAGTCGAAGAGGGCCGGGTGAATGAAGGCGATGTGCTGGTGCTGGTCGGCTTCGGCGGAGGATTGACCTGGGGAGCGGCTGCGCTTGTTTGGTAG
- the acpP gene encoding acyl carrier protein, which produces MADVLERVKRIVVDRLGVEESEVTLEASFKDDLGADSLDVVELVMELEDEFDMEISDEDAEKITTVGEVVNYIQSHT; this is translated from the coding sequence ATGGCAGATGTACTGGAGCGCGTGAAGCGGATCGTCGTAGACCGCCTTGGCGTGGAAGAGTCCGAAGTAACGCTGGAAGCTTCCTTCAAGGACGATCTTGGCGCAGATTCGCTGGACGTTGTTGAGCTCGTCATGGAGCTTGAAGATGAATTTGATATGGAAATCTCCGATGAGGATGCAGAAAAAATAACGACGGTTGGCGAAGTTGTGAATTACATACAATCCCATACCTAA
- the fabG gene encoding 3-oxoacyl-[acyl-carrier-protein] reductase: MLKGKSALVTGASRGIGRAIAIALAEAGADVVINYAGSEAAAAETAKAVEALGRKAVLAKADVGKSAEAEELVKTALDSFGKLDILVNNAGITRDNLLMRMKEEEFDQVIETNLKGVYNCLKAVTRPMMKQRSGTIINISSVVGVLGNAGQANYVAAKAGVIGLTKSAARELASRGITVNCVAPGFIETDMTDKLTDEMKSAMLAQIPLAKLGKPEDIARVVAFLAGEGASYMTGQTIHVDGGMVMP; this comes from the coding sequence ATGCTTAAGGGGAAATCCGCACTGGTGACAGGCGCGTCAAGAGGCATCGGCAGAGCTATCGCAATCGCTCTGGCTGAGGCAGGCGCGGATGTCGTGATCAATTATGCGGGCAGCGAAGCGGCGGCTGCCGAGACGGCGAAAGCTGTGGAAGCACTTGGCCGCAAGGCTGTGCTGGCTAAGGCTGACGTCGGCAAATCCGCTGAAGCCGAAGAGCTGGTGAAAACCGCCTTGGATTCGTTCGGCAAGCTGGATATTCTTGTGAACAATGCGGGGATTACTCGCGATAACCTGCTTATGCGGATGAAGGAAGAGGAGTTCGATCAGGTGATCGAAACGAATCTGAAAGGGGTATACAACTGCCTGAAGGCTGTAACCCGGCCGATGATGAAGCAGCGCTCCGGCACCATCATCAATATTTCTTCCGTTGTCGGCGTGCTGGGCAATGCGGGACAAGCGAATTATGTGGCGGCCAAAGCCGGCGTCATCGGCCTGACCAAATCGGCAGCGCGTGAACTTGCGTCCAGGGGAATCACGGTCAATTGCGTAGCGCCGGGCTTTATCGAGACGGATATGACCGACAAGCTGACAGACGAGATGAAGTCGGCCATGCTCGCGCAAATTCCGCTCGCCAAGCTGGGCAAGCCGGAGGATATTGCCCGGGTTGTTGCCTTCCTTGCTGGAGAGGGAGCTTCGTATATGACGGGGCAAACGATTCACGTGGATGGCGGCATGGTCATGCCGTAA
- the rpmF gene encoding 50S ribosomal protein L32, with protein sequence MAVPQRRTSKTRRDKRRTHFKLEVPGMVKCEQCGELKLAHHVCRVCGTYKGREIVQQ encoded by the coding sequence ATGGCAGTACCACAAAGACGAACATCCAAAACCCGTCGCGACAAGCGTCGTACGCATTTCAAATTGGAAGTGCCGGGTATGGTGAAGTGCGAGCAATGCGGTGAGCTGAAGCTTGCGCATCATGTGTGCCGTGTGTGCGGAACGTACAAAGGCAGAGAAATCGTGCAGCAATAA
- the fabF gene encoding beta-ketoacyl-ACP synthase II, which translates to MMQRVVVTGMGVITSLGKDIDTFWKHLIEGKSGVSRIESFDTSDYPTKIAAAIHDFNPEDYMDKREARKMDRFVQLALAASDMALKDANLNVREQTDAERVGVYVGSGIGGLATWEEQHRILLEKGPKRISPFFIPMMIANMASGQISMKTGAKGPNSTAVTACATGTHSIGDSYKLIQRGDADVMICGGAEATITPTGMGGFCALRAMSTRNDEPEKASRPFDLDRDGFVMGEGSGILVLESLEHAQKRGARIYAEVIGYGMSGDAYHMTDPDPDGAARCMTKAIRDAGVEPTAIDYVNAHGTSTPVGDKSETIALKKALGDHAYKIAVSSTKSMTGHLLGAAGGVEAVISALTLHHGVIAPTINVDQQDPECDLDVVPNEARKADVRIAMSNSFGFGGHNATIMLKKFE; encoded by the coding sequence ATGATGCAGAGAGTCGTAGTGACGGGGATGGGCGTAATCACCTCGTTAGGAAAAGATATCGATACTTTTTGGAAGCATCTGATAGAAGGGAAGTCAGGAGTCAGCCGCATCGAGTCCTTCGATACGAGCGATTATCCGACCAAGATCGCTGCTGCGATCCATGACTTTAACCCAGAGGATTACATGGATAAGCGGGAAGCGCGAAAAATGGACCGTTTCGTTCAGTTGGCGCTGGCTGCCAGCGATATGGCGCTGAAGGACGCAAATTTGAATGTTCGCGAACAGACGGATGCCGAGCGGGTGGGCGTCTACGTCGGAAGCGGCATTGGCGGGCTTGCCACATGGGAGGAACAGCATCGGATTTTGCTGGAAAAGGGGCCGAAGCGCATTAGCCCATTCTTCATCCCGATGATGATTGCCAACATGGCGAGCGGACAAATCTCAATGAAAACAGGAGCCAAAGGCCCGAACAGCACGGCGGTAACCGCTTGTGCGACCGGAACCCATTCCATTGGCGATTCGTATAAATTGATTCAGCGCGGAGATGCAGATGTGATGATTTGCGGAGGCGCCGAAGCGACTATTACTCCGACCGGTATGGGCGGATTTTGCGCCTTGCGGGCGATGTCGACTCGCAACGATGAGCCGGAAAAAGCAAGCCGGCCGTTCGATCTCGATAGAGACGGGTTTGTGATGGGTGAAGGGTCGGGCATACTCGTACTAGAATCGCTGGAACATGCTCAGAAGAGGGGCGCCCGGATCTACGCCGAAGTGATTGGCTACGGCATGAGCGGCGACGCTTACCATATGACTGACCCGGATCCGGACGGTGCCGCGCGATGCATGACCAAAGCGATTCGCGATGCAGGCGTGGAGCCGACCGCCATTGATTACGTCAATGCGCATGGCACGTCTACACCGGTTGGGGACAAATCCGAGACAATCGCACTGAAAAAAGCATTGGGGGACCATGCCTACAAGATTGCTGTCAGCTCGACGAAATCGATGACAGGACACTTGCTTGGCGCGGCCGGCGGCGTGGAGGCAGTCATTTCCGCTCTTACGCTGCACCATGGCGTGATTGCCCCGACCATTAATGTGGATCAGCAGGATCCGGAGTGTGACCTCGATGTTGTGCCGAATGAAGCGCGCAAGGCAGACGTTCGCATCGCCATGTCGAATTCATTCGGCTTCGGCGGTCACAACGCAACGATAATGTTGAAGAAGTTTGAATAA